In Phreatobacter cathodiphilus, the genomic window AGCCCGTGCAGTAGCGCGCCGGGATGTTCATGCAACGGCACAGCGTGATGGCGAGGTGCGCGAAGTCGCGGCACACGCCAACCTGCTCCCCATAGGCCTCGAGGGCGGTTCGCGTCGGTCGCGCCGCGGCATAGTCGAAGCGGATGCGGCTGTGGACGAAGTCGCAGATCGCCTGAACCTGTGCGCCGCCCGGCGGCAGGTGGCCGAACATCGGCCATGCGACCCCCATCAACTGGTCGGTCTCGCAGTAGCGGCTGCCGAGGAGGAAGCCGAGCGTGTCTGCCGGCAGGGCGTCGGGGGGCGGAAGTCCCGCTTCCTCGGGCGTCGCGTCGGGGAAGCCGGAATCGTGGATCACACCCTCGGCCGCGATCCGCGCTCCGCCCGGCGGCAGGGTGACGCGCCGGCAGAGGTTGCCGAAGGAATCGACATAGACGTCGGTCGGGCAGGGGGCGCCGTCGGCGAGGCTGGTGACGGCCATGGTGTCCGGCTGCGATATGTCGGTCCGCCGGTCAGGGTGTACGTCGAGCAGCAGGATGGAAGGCAGCGCCTGATCGCATGTGATCTCGATGTCGAAGCCGTAGCGGATATGCATCGCGGTCTCCTTGCCTGCCGGGTCAAGGCGACCGGCGGCCGCACCGCGCCGCCCGAGAGGTCTCGCAAGGCGCGGACCGCTGTCCCCCGGTCGAAAACGCCGATCCCGGCCCCGGAGTTCCGGGCGGTCGCGGTTCCGGCCGCTCAGCGGGCGGCCATCATCATGTCACAGGAGCGGGCGCTGTGCGAAATCCCTTTCGTACTGCGCGGCGATCCGCTCGGTCAGGCGCGGGTTCTCCAGCGTCAGGCGGCCCTGGGCGAAGCTGAAGAGCCCCGCCCGCCGCAGCTTGGCCCAGGTCTTGTTGGTGTGCACCAGCGACAGGCCGAGGGCGTCGGCGAGCTGCTGCTGCGACAGGGGAAAGACGAAGCTGCGGTCGTTGACGAGACCCAGCGCCTCGGCGCGGCGGTAGAGAGAGATGACGAGGGAGGCGATGCGCTCGGTGGCGTTGCGCTGGCCGATGGACAGGAGGTTCTCGTCGATCAGGCTCTCCTCGCGCGACCCGAGCCAGGCCACCTCATAGGCGAGCTGCGGCATCTTCACGAACAGGTCCCACACCTTGCGGCGCGGGAACACGCACACCTCGACGTCGGTCAGGGCCTCGATGCCGTGCTGGGCGACCGACAGGAGCGAGGCCTGCAGGCCCATCAGGTCGCCCGGAAGCAGGAAGTTGAGAATCTGGCGGCGCCCGTCGGCCAGCACCTTGTAGCGGAAGGCCCAGCCGGAAAAGAGCGTGAAGAGTTCGGCGTCGGCCTGGCCGGGAAAGATGATCTCCTGGCCGGCGGCGATCCGCCGGTGGTCCATCTTCATCTCGGCCAGAAAATCGACCTCTTCCGCGCTCTTCGGATGAAAGGCTTGTTTCTGGCGCAGGGGGCACGCGTGGCACCACAGGTGCGCCGAGGGACGCGGGGGCGGGTTCGTCAGCATGAGGCCTCGGCAGTTCGTGTTTCCGTCGTTAAGGCTATTCCGTTCCGGGAGCAACGGAACTCCGACGCGGCCGGCGCGTTCATAGCCCCGGCCTCTCAGAGGTCCTTTCGCCGTATCGAGGATCGCGGCGACGGGGGACGGCCTGACGATCCTTCGGAACACCCTCATGGACACGATGGTAGATGGACCCGTCGACCGGCAGAGCCGGTCGCGGTCGCGCGCATTCTTCTCGATGGCGCGCGGCTTCTGGAGCGGCGGCTCTGCCCGCCGGGCCTGGCTGTTGACGGTCGTCGTCCTCGCCTTCGCCTTCGCACAGATCGCCGCCCAGGTCGGCATCAACACCTGGAACCGGCTCTTCTTCGACGCTCTCGAGCGCAAGGACATCGCCGCCGTCGGCACGACCGTGGGGCTCCTGCCGGTGCTGCTCGCCGTCGCCGCCTTCACCATGTCCGGTCTCGTGGTCTCGCGCATGCTGTTGCAGGTGCGCTGGCGCGAGTGGGTGACCAACAAGCTCGCCGGCTGGTGGATCGCCGACCAGCGCTACTACCGGCTAGGCTTCCTGGCGCAGGAGCATTCCGCGCCGGAGTTCCGCATCGCCGAGGACGTGCGCATTTCCACCGAGCCGCTGGTGGAATTCGCCATCGGCCTCATCTCGGCCGCCGTGACCGCCATGACCTTCGCGGCCATCCTGTGGACGGTCGCCGGCTCCATCACGTTCGAGGTCGGCGGGGTGCGGATCTTCATCCCCGCCTACATGGCCATCGCCGCCGTCGTCTATGCGGTGGTGGCCTCGCTCGCCGCCTATTTCGTCGGCCGTGCGCTGGTCGGCAAGGTCGCCGCCAAGAACGAGACGGAGGCCCTGTTTCGGGCCGAAATGACGCGTCTTCGCGAGAACGCCGAGAGCATCGCCCTGATCAAGGGCGATGCCGACGAGCGCGCCTCCGTCCGCGACACCTATCGCAACGTCGTCAAGGCCTGGATGGCCGTGGTCCGGCGGCAGGGCTATCTCGCCCTCGTGCTCAACACCAACGGGGCGCTCTTCCCCATCGTCCCGCTGCTACTCGCCGCCCCGAAATATCTGTCGGGAGAGCTCTCGCTCGGCGCCGTCATGCAGGTGGCGGCGGCCTTCAGCGCCGTGCAGGCGGCTCTCATCTGGTTCGTCGACAACTTCGTGCGCCTGTCCGAGTGGTATGCCTCCGTCGTCCGCGTCGACGAATTCGCCCAGACCCTCGAGGAGGTCGACATCGGCGCCATCATGGAGGACGAGCAGCAGATCAAGCTCGGCGAGAGCGACGACGACGCCATCCACATCGACAACCTCTCCCTCGCCCACCGCAACGGCCGCGTCGTCATCGACGCCGCCTCCATCCGCATCGAACCGGGGGAGAAGGTGCTGATCGCCGGCGAGAGCGGCACGGGCAAGAGCACCCTGATCCGCGCCCTCGCAGGGCTCTGGCCCTGGGGCTCGGGCTCCATCGCCTTCCCGAAGAACGTCCGCTACGCCTTCGTGCCGCAGAAGCCCTACATGCCGCGCGGTACGCTGAAGGAGGTGCTGCTCTATCCCGAATCCGACGCGCCGGTGCCGGACGATACCGTCCGCGCCGCCATGGAGCGCTGCGGCCTCGACTACATGGTCAGGCGTCTCGGCGACGAGGACGACTGGGACCGCGTCCTCTCCGGCGGCGAGCGCCAGCGTGTCGCCTTCTGCCGTCTGCTGATCAACAAGCCGCCCATCATTATCATGGATGAGGCCACCGCCGCCCTCGACGAGGGCAGCCAGGACAGCCTTCTCGCCCTCTTCGAGAATGAGCTGGCGGGCTCGACGCTGATCAGCGTCGGCCACAGGCCAGGGCTCGAGGCCTTCCACACGCGCAAGGTGACCCTGATCCGCCGTCCGGCCGGTGCCCACATGCAGTCGAGCCGCATCCGCAAGCCCTGGTGGAAGGTGCTGCGCAACACCCAGTCCGCGTGACCCTTTTCAGAAATTCCGCGCGGCGCGGGAACCCTCGCCCCCCGCCCGCGTTACCTCTCTGATCATCGCAATTTCCCTTCCCGCGATGTGGACCTCTCCACTGAAGCCGCCGCTGGCGGCTTCTTTTTTGCCCCGCCGACGCCGATGTCGGCGAGACGGGCCCGGGTCCGCACCGCGCAGAGGACGACCGGCCGCCATGGATATCCACGTTCGCCACATCACGACCTACCAATATGCGGGACCCGTCCAGTTCGGGCCGCACCGCCTCATGCTGCGCCCGCGCGACAGCTTCGACATGCGCATCCTGGAGACCGAGATCGACATCTTCCCCGCGGCCGAGCTGCACTGGTCGCACGACGTCTACGGCAACACCGTCGCGGTCGCGACCTTCGCCGCGTCGGCGGACCGGCTGGAGATCACCTCGGGGCTCGTTCTACGCCGCTACGCCTCCGCCTTCCCGCGCGAGCGCACCTCCGCCAGCGCCCTCTTCGTGCCGCACTATTCGGACGGGGAGCGCATCGTGCTGCAGCCCTTCATGACGCCCGCCACCAGCGACGAGGACGGCGCCCTCTCCGCCTGGATCGCCCAGGTACTGTCCAACGGCGGGCCCGAGCACGATCCGCTGGCGCGGCTGTCGCAGGAAATCCACGCCGGCTTCGGCTATTCCGTCCGCTACGAGGAGGGCACGCAGCCTCCCTCGCAGACGCTGTCCCTGCGCTCCGGCTCCTGCCGCGACCTCGCCTGGCTGTTCATCGAGGCGGTGCGCCGGCTCGGCTACGCCGCGCGCTTCGTCAGCGGCTACCTGCACAACAGCCACAACGACGATCCCGCCAACCGCGCGGCGGTGGGGCTCACCCATGCCTGGGCCGAGGTCTTCGTTCCCGGGGACGGCTGGGTGGAGTTCGATCCGACCAACGCCCTGGTCGCCGACCCTCACCTGATCCGGGTGGCGGTAGCGCGGGTGCCTTGGGACGCCTCGCCGGTGGCCGGCAGCTTCATCGGGCCGGTGGGGGCGCAGATCAGCCTGTCGGTGGGCGTCGAGATCAATCCGACGGAGACCTACCGGAACGTCGCCTGAGCCTCAGAGCGGCACGGTCCAGCGCCCGGCGCTCGCGCCCTCCGCCTCATTGGTCCGGGTCGCGCCGATCTGGCGCAGCAGGCCGTGGGCGATCTTCGTCTCCACCGCGTCGAGACGCCTGTCGTCGGTCATCACCGAGAGGGTGAGGTTGCCCTCCTCGCCGCGCGTCACCTCCACGGCGACGTGGTCGGCCTGACCGTCCTCCAGCGCGTGGGACGCGATCTCCACCACCAGCAGGCCCAGCGGGATGGCCCTGTCGACCACCAGGCCGACATCCTCCGGGGCGACCGTCGAGATCCAGGGCCTCCCGGCGCGCATCAGTCCGTTGAGCATCACCGAGACCTCGTCGAGGAAGGGCTTCAGCTCCACCGGCCGCATCTCGCCCAGCGCCAGCGCGTGCCGATAGGCGATGGACAGGACATGGACCTTGGCCTCGACGGGCGCCAGCACCGCCCGATGCTCCGGCGACTGCTGCCGCCGGGCCAGGCTGATATAGCTCTGCACCACCTGAAGGCTGTTCTTCACGCGGTGGTGCAGTTCCCGCACCAGATGGCGGTTGGCGCCGATGGTGAGGTTGAGCTTCTCCACCCTCTCCGCCTGGTCGGTGACCAGGGCGTTGAAGGCTTCCGACACGCGGCGGATGTCCTCGGGCATGGAGGGGTCGACGGGCGCCAGCCGCGGCTGCTGCGAGGCACGGGCGACGGCCGCCGCCTCGATGCCGCGAATCCAGCGCACGATGTTGGCATCGATCGCCAGCGAGTAGACCGCGAAGAGCACCATCAGCGTCACCAGCGGCGTCAGCAGCAGTGCGATGAATTGCAGGAAGGCCGCCCGCTCCGCCTGCTGGTCGAACCGCGCCAGCACGTAGAGGTCCGGCTCGGCGACGAGCTGGGTGCCGTAGCTGCCGGTCATGCCCGTCTGGCTGGTCGATTCCCAGCGCTGGAGCTGTGGCCCGGTCCG contains:
- a CDS encoding transglutaminase-like domain-containing protein; the protein is MHIRYGFDIEITCDQALPSILLLDVHPDRRTDISQPDTMAVTSLADGAPCPTDVYVDSFGNLCRRVTLPPGGARIAAEGVIHDSGFPDATPEEAGLPPPDALPADTLGFLLGSRYCETDQLMGVAWPMFGHLPPGGAQVQAICDFVHSRIRFDYAAARPTRTALEAYGEQVGVCRDFAHLAITLCRCMNIPARYCTGYLGDIGVPADPQPMDFSAWFEVFIGDRWYAFDARHNRPRIGRIVIARGRDATDVPFFHSFGAHILSRFSVVTEEVGGERFPQTAENRRDHWQSIARIRGAG
- a CDS encoding Crp/Fnr family transcriptional regulator; protein product: MLTNPPPRPSAHLWCHACPLRQKQAFHPKSAEEVDFLAEMKMDHRRIAAGQEIIFPGQADAELFTLFSGWAFRYKVLADGRRQILNFLLPGDLMGLQASLLSVAQHGIEALTDVEVCVFPRRKVWDLFVKMPQLAYEVAWLGSREESLIDENLLSIGQRNATERIASLVISLYRRAEALGLVNDRSFVFPLSQQQLADALGLSLVHTNKTWAKLRRAGLFSFAQGRLTLENPRLTERIAAQYERDFAQRPLL
- a CDS encoding ABC transporter ATP-binding protein/permease is translated as MDTMVDGPVDRQSRSRSRAFFSMARGFWSGGSARRAWLLTVVVLAFAFAQIAAQVGINTWNRLFFDALERKDIAAVGTTVGLLPVLLAVAAFTMSGLVVSRMLLQVRWREWVTNKLAGWWIADQRYYRLGFLAQEHSAPEFRIAEDVRISTEPLVEFAIGLISAAVTAMTFAAILWTVAGSITFEVGGVRIFIPAYMAIAAVVYAVVASLAAYFVGRALVGKVAAKNETEALFRAEMTRLRENAESIALIKGDADERASVRDTYRNVVKAWMAVVRRQGYLALVLNTNGALFPIVPLLLAAPKYLSGELSLGAVMQVAAAFSAVQAALIWFVDNFVRLSEWYASVVRVDEFAQTLEEVDIGAIMEDEQQIKLGESDDDAIHIDNLSLAHRNGRVVIDAASIRIEPGEKVLIAGESGTGKSTLIRALAGLWPWGSGSIAFPKNVRYAFVPQKPYMPRGTLKEVLLYPESDAPVPDDTVRAAMERCGLDYMVRRLGDEDDWDRVLSGGERQRVAFCRLLINKPPIIIMDEATAALDEGSQDSLLALFENELAGSTLISVGHRPGLEAFHTRKVTLIRRPAGAHMQSSRIRKPWWKVLRNTQSA
- a CDS encoding transglutaminase family protein, producing MDIHVRHITTYQYAGPVQFGPHRLMLRPRDSFDMRILETEIDIFPAAELHWSHDVYGNTVAVATFAASADRLEITSGLVLRRYASAFPRERTSASALFVPHYSDGERIVLQPFMTPATSDEDGALSAWIAQVLSNGGPEHDPLARLSQEIHAGFGYSVRYEEGTQPPSQTLSLRSGSCRDLAWLFIEAVRRLGYAARFVSGYLHNSHNDDPANRAAVGLTHAWAEVFVPGDGWVEFDPTNALVADPHLIRVAVARVPWDASPVAGSFIGPVGAQISLSVGVEINPTETYRNVA
- a CDS encoding sensor histidine kinase, translating into MNVTAFRTVRGRLLALMVLVVLPIAVITAVTAVATYRSVLSSIEASQLQTVGNFAVRTRVWYRESLRVLLTATAGVAAVDGATDRCLAIAKRIVGDNIGVSAIAIRTGEQPGCLASRNDALAESDIRAVIETYRARTRSVTWIGNDLAETSYGVTRIGGRRFMVIYALRQGDRQQPALESALLVDAVIMDRAFDLGTVNPGVTVGIVRSSTEVIVARGINEDDTSWLPVTGRTGPQLQRWESTSQTGMTGSYGTQLVAEPDLYVLARFDQQAERAAFLQFIALLLTPLVTLMVLFAVYSLAIDANIVRWIRGIEAAAVARASQQPRLAPVDPSMPEDIRRVSEAFNALVTDQAERVEKLNLTIGANRHLVRELHHRVKNSLQVVQSYISLARRQQSPEHRAVLAPVEAKVHVLSIAYRHALALGEMRPVELKPFLDEVSVMLNGLMRAGRPWISTVAPEDVGLVVDRAIPLGLLVVEIASHALEDGQADHVAVEVTRGEEGNLTLSVMTDDRRLDAVETKIAHGLLRQIGATRTNEAEGASAGRWTVPL